One Corallococcus exiguus DNA segment encodes these proteins:
- the dnaG gene encoding DNA primase has product MIPEHKIQEVLDRVDIVSLVSRHVELKKAGREFKGRCPFHQEKTPSFYVVPEKRFYFCHGCRASGDAVSFIQRYLGKTFQDAVRDLAQEVGIDLEAAQDPGLKERQQVKEATDFAAEHFRGQLWHEDEGRAARAYLASRGVSEEVAQGFGLGWAPAQWSLLADRFQKNGMLEWGLKAGLISKRNSGDGCIDFFRSRLMVPIRAPEGRPIAFGGRLVAAEDGPKYLNSRESRLYNKSETLFGMDQARDDIHKRKTAVLVEGYFDCIGLHQVGVRHAVALCSTNLTAGHLQVLKRAEARDLVLLLDGDSAGLAAVERLAGPLLAAGAPTRVALLPQGDDPDVFARREGTDGVERLLEGAQPLTAYLFATLLPLGKQASFEEKMSALERLKPVTSQVPPGLTRSALISALAGHFGWMPAQIESSIQYKPPPTPKPPAPASYPNAVPVQAVPRPVPKPQAERPPPESEALYVAAILRDSRLLARDTFRVCDELSHMGLRMVLAQTTSGQGLEEALFEASEVVKRTLLEAGRRLSPAGMELETEFILACRDIMKKRIDERLVYIKRATEQTQGAFDLTEETRLLLSERKELLALRKRVLDELTPASSATGTKGPMQPV; this is encoded by the coding sequence GTGATTCCGGAGCACAAGATCCAGGAGGTCCTCGACCGCGTGGACATCGTGTCCCTGGTGTCCCGTCACGTGGAGCTCAAGAAGGCCGGCCGTGAATTCAAGGGCCGCTGCCCCTTCCACCAGGAGAAGACGCCGTCCTTCTACGTGGTGCCGGAGAAGCGCTTCTATTTCTGCCACGGCTGCCGGGCGAGCGGCGACGCGGTGTCCTTCATCCAGCGCTACCTGGGCAAGACGTTCCAGGACGCCGTGCGCGACCTGGCCCAGGAAGTGGGCATCGACCTGGAGGCCGCGCAGGACCCCGGCCTCAAGGAGCGGCAGCAGGTCAAGGAGGCCACGGACTTCGCCGCGGAGCACTTCCGCGGCCAGCTCTGGCACGAGGACGAAGGCCGCGCCGCGCGCGCCTACCTGGCCAGCCGTGGCGTGTCGGAGGAAGTGGCCCAGGGCTTCGGCCTGGGGTGGGCGCCCGCGCAGTGGAGCCTCCTGGCGGACCGCTTCCAGAAGAACGGCATGCTGGAGTGGGGCCTGAAGGCGGGGCTCATCAGCAAGCGAAACAGCGGGGATGGCTGCATCGACTTCTTCCGCAGCCGACTGATGGTGCCCATCCGCGCGCCGGAGGGGCGGCCCATCGCCTTCGGCGGCCGGCTGGTCGCGGCGGAGGACGGACCCAAGTACCTCAACTCGCGCGAGTCCCGGCTCTACAACAAGAGCGAGACGCTCTTCGGCATGGACCAGGCGCGCGACGACATCCACAAGCGCAAGACGGCCGTGCTCGTGGAGGGGTACTTCGACTGCATCGGCCTGCACCAGGTGGGCGTGCGCCACGCGGTGGCCCTGTGCTCCACCAACCTCACCGCCGGGCACCTCCAGGTGCTCAAGCGCGCGGAGGCCCGCGACCTGGTGCTGCTCCTGGACGGGGACTCCGCGGGCCTCGCCGCCGTGGAGCGACTGGCCGGTCCCCTGCTCGCCGCTGGCGCTCCCACCCGGGTGGCGCTCCTGCCGCAGGGGGATGACCCGGACGTCTTCGCCCGCCGCGAGGGCACCGACGGCGTGGAGCGCCTCCTGGAGGGAGCCCAGCCCCTCACCGCCTACCTCTTCGCCACCCTGCTCCCCCTGGGTAAGCAGGCGAGCTTCGAGGAGAAGATGTCCGCCCTGGAGCGGCTCAAGCCCGTCACCTCCCAGGTGCCTCCGGGCCTGACGCGCTCTGCGCTCATCAGCGCGCTGGCGGGGCACTTCGGCTGGATGCCGGCGCAGATTGAGTCGTCCATCCAGTACAAGCCGCCCCCCACCCCCAAGCCTCCCGCCCCCGCCTCGTACCCCAACGCCGTCCCCGTCCAGGCCGTGCCCCGCCCGGTGCCCAAGCCCCAGGCGGAGCGCCCTCCGCCGGAGTCAGAAGCGCTCTATGTGGCCGCAATCCTTCGGGATTCCCGGCTGCTGGCCCGGGACACCTTCCGCGTGTGTGATGAGTTGTCCCACATGGGACTGCGGATGGTGTTGGCCCAGACGACGTCCGGGCAGGGGCTGGAGGAGGCGCTCTTCGAGGCCTCGGAGGTCGTCAAGCGGACGCTCCTGGAGGCCGGCCGCCGGCTCTCTCCGGCGGGAATGGAACTCGAGACGGAGTTCATCCTCGCGTGCCGCGACATCATGAAGAAGCGCATTGACGAGCGGCTCGTTTATATAAAGCGAGCGACGGAACAGACGCAGGGGGCTTTTGATTTGACAGAGGAGACGCGTTTGCTCCTTTCCGAGCGCAAGGAGCTGCTGGCGCTCCGCAAGCGCGTCCTGGATGAGCTGACCCCCGCTTCCTCGGCAACGGGAACAAAGGGACCAATGCAACCGGTTTGA
- a CDS encoding GatB/YqeY domain-containing protein, whose product MTTLKERLTADLKDAMRAKDELTLSVVRMLKSAVKYKEVEPGASELDDAGVLQVIAGLIKQRRDSIEQFKAGGRPELADKEEQEISVLQRYLPKQLTPEELTAAVQASIAEVGAKGPKDMGAVMKNVNPKLQGKAEGKAISEEVKAQLAKLS is encoded by the coding sequence ATGACCACCCTGAAAGAGCGCCTGACCGCGGACCTGAAGGACGCGATGCGGGCCAAGGACGAGCTGACCCTGAGCGTGGTGCGCATGCTCAAGAGCGCCGTGAAGTACAAGGAGGTCGAGCCGGGCGCCAGCGAGCTGGACGACGCGGGCGTCCTGCAGGTCATCGCCGGCCTCATCAAGCAGCGCCGCGACTCCATCGAACAGTTCAAGGCCGGTGGCCGCCCGGAGCTGGCGGACAAGGAAGAGCAGGAGATTTCCGTCCTGCAGCGCTACCTGCCCAAGCAGCTCACCCCGGAAGAGCTCACCGCCGCCGTCCAGGCCTCCATCGCCGAGGTCGGCGCCAAGGGCCCCAAGGACATGGGCGCGGTCATGAAGAACGTGAACCCCAAGCTCCAGGGCAAGGCCGAGGGCAAGGCCATCTCCGAAGAAGTGAAGGCCCAGCTGGCCAAGCTGTCCTGA
- the rpsU gene encoding 30S ribosomal protein S21: protein MPGIRVKEGESIESALKRFKKATEKAGILSEIRKREHYEKPSVKRKKKALAAKKRAVKKARKSY from the coding sequence ATGCCCGGTATTCGAGTGAAGGAAGGTGAGTCCATCGAAAGCGCTCTCAAGCGCTTCAAGAAGGCCACCGAGAAGGCCGGAATCCTTTCCGAGATCCGCAAGCGCGAGCACTACGAGAAGCCTTCCGTGAAGCGGAAGAAGAAGGCTCTCGCCGCCAAGAAGCGCGCTGTGAAGAAGGCCCGCAAGTCGTACTAG